The following coding sequences are from one Nitrospiria bacterium window:
- a CDS encoding ABC transporter ATP-binding protein, whose product MIDVQNLTKRYGDLTAIENVTFNVQKGEILAFLGPNGAGKTTTMRILTCFMPATGGTATVAGYDIFEQPQEVKRHIGYLPEVPPLYTEMTVTEYLRFISRIKGVERKDRAAALTRALERCALTEVRGRLIGNLSRGYRQRVGLAQALIHNPEVLILDEPTTGLDPKQIIEMRQVIKDLAGQHTVILSTHILPEATAVCQRVVIIHRGRIVAVDTPDTLSAQLRRSEKIRLTLRTPAPETPDALKSVPGVVSIFHEPSNDGQVFIVECELGRDIRTELAAQAVRRGWGLLELSAVKLSLEDVFLQLTREESRQEDSKQEETGQEESKPAAVKGETS is encoded by the coding sequence ATGATTGACGTTCAAAATCTCACAAAACGCTACGGGGATCTCACCGCCATCGAGAATGTCACGTTCAACGTTCAGAAGGGCGAGATCCTGGCCTTCCTCGGGCCGAACGGCGCCGGGAAAACCACGACCATGCGCATCCTCACCTGTTTCATGCCGGCCACCGGCGGGACGGCCACCGTCGCCGGCTACGATATCTTCGAACAGCCTCAAGAGGTCAAGCGCCACATCGGCTATCTCCCCGAGGTCCCGCCCCTCTACACCGAGATGACCGTGACGGAGTATCTCCGGTTCATCTCGAGGATCAAGGGCGTCGAACGGAAGGACCGCGCGGCGGCCCTGACGCGGGCCCTGGAGCGCTGCGCGCTGACCGAGGTGCGCGGCCGCCTCATCGGCAACCTTTCGCGGGGATACCGACAACGCGTCGGTCTCGCCCAGGCCCTGATCCACAACCCCGAGGTCCTGATTCTGGACGAACCGACCACCGGACTCGATCCGAAACAGATCATCGAGATGCGCCAGGTCATCAAGGACCTGGCCGGACAGCACACCGTCATCCTCAGCACGCACATCCTCCCCGAAGCGACCGCCGTCTGCCAGCGGGTGGTGATCATCCACCGGGGCCGGATCGTGGCCGTCGACACGCCCGACACGCTGTCGGCCCAGCTTCGCCGGTCGGAAAAAATCCGTCTGACCCTCCGGACGCCCGCGCCCGAAACTCCGGACGCGCTGAAATCCGTCCCGGGCGTCGTCTCGATCTTCCATGAACCGTCGAACGACGGGCAGGTGTTCATCGTGGAATGCGAGCTGGGCCGCGACATCCGGACCGAGCTGGCCGCGCAGGCGGTCCGCCGCGGCTGGGGTCTCTTGGAATTGTCCGCGGTCAAGCTGTCGCTCGAAGACGTCTTCCTCCAGTTGACCCGGGAAGAATCGAGACAAGAGGACTCGAAACAGGAAGAAACCGGACAGGAAGAATCAAAGCCGGCGGCCGTGAAAGGAGAGACGTCATGA
- a CDS encoding DUF2914 domain-containing protein yields MTRSRLQAAMHGLLALGILTAAMGNRMVSSQEKPAPSLAIEEAVIASGVENLTPVRPGVSFDSGVGKLYCFTKIKSGQLPTVIKHLWFQGDKMVMEVTLQVKSASWRTYSTKTILPSAGGPWKVDVTSEDGTVLKTLRFTIR; encoded by the coding sequence ATGACCCGGTCTCGTCTACAGGCCGCAATGCACGGTTTGCTGGCGTTGGGAATCCTGACGGCGGCGATGGGAAACCGCATGGTCTCTTCGCAGGAAAAACCCGCGCCGTCGCTCGCCATCGAAGAAGCGGTGATCGCGTCCGGCGTGGAAAACCTGACGCCGGTCCGGCCGGGCGTCTCGTTCGATTCGGGCGTCGGGAAACTCTACTGCTTCACGAAAATCAAGAGCGGTCAACTGCCGACCGTCATCAAGCATCTCTGGTTCCAGGGAGACAAGATGGTGATGGAGGTGACCCTCCAGGTCAAATCGGCGAGTTGGCGCACCTACAGCACGAAAACGATTCTGCCCTCCGCCGGCGGGCCATGGAAAGTGGACGTGACGTCCGAAGACGGGACCGTCCTGAAGACCCTGAGATTCACGATCCGCTAA
- a CDS encoding helix-hairpin-helix domain-containing protein has product MTNQQVADAFRIIADRLQLEGANPYRIRAYRKAADNLERLKDSVADLAQRGRLKSIPGIGRDLERKILEGLKTGTIREFEPALPGAENAPFDLPGLDPDAAAVLYKRFRIENLQDLEQLARSRLLRTLPNWGPELEHRILAGLESLKKNEREPPSPGSAPG; this is encoded by the coding sequence ATGACGAATCAACAGGTCGCGGACGCTTTCCGGATCATCGCGGATCGCCTGCAGTTGGAGGGGGCCAATCCCTATCGGATACGGGCCTATCGCAAAGCCGCAGACAACCTTGAACGCTTGAAGGATTCGGTGGCCGACCTCGCCCAACGGGGCCGGTTAAAATCCATTCCGGGAATCGGCCGGGACCTGGAACGGAAAATTCTCGAAGGACTGAAAACCGGAACGATCCGCGAATTCGAACCCGCCCTCCCGGGGGCCGAAAACGCCCCGTTTGACCTGCCCGGTCTCGACCCCGACGCGGCCGCGGTGCTCTATAAACGATTTCGCATCGAAAACCTCCAGGACCTCGAACAACTCGCCCGGTCGCGCCTCCTCCGAACACTGCCGAATTGGGGACCGGAACTGGAGCATCGCATCCTGGCGGGTTTGGAAAGCTTGAAAAAGAACGAGCGCGAACCGCCGTCTCCCGGATCGGCGCCGGGCTGA
- the ahcY gene encoding adenosylhomocysteinase — protein sequence MDYDIKDIRLAQKGLLRMEWAQQEMPVLELVNRRFKKELPLRGTRLSACLHVTTETANLMTALKAGGADVVLCASNPLSTQDDVAAALVEHFRIPVFAIKGEDNDTYYRHIQAALNHRPMITMDDGADLVSTLHSKRKDLLKEIIGGTEETTTGVIRLRSMAHRGVLKFPIISVNDANTKHLFDNRYGTGQSTLDGILRATNRLVAGTVFVVSGYGWCGRGIAMRAKGMGADVVVTEIDPLKAIEAVMDGFRVMPMAEAAPIGDFFVTVTGDIKVIRKEHFAVMKDGAVICNSGHFNVEIDIPALEKLSKRKRLIREFVDEYTLSNGHRVNLLGEGRLINLAAAEGHPASVMDMSFANQALSAEHLVKNSKKLERKVYPVPAPIDQEIARLKLKGMGIQIDRLTKEQANYLASWEMGT from the coding sequence ATGGATTACGATATTAAGGATATTCGTTTAGCTCAAAAAGGCCTGCTCCGGATGGAGTGGGCGCAGCAGGAAATGCCCGTTCTGGAACTGGTCAACCGGCGTTTCAAAAAAGAGCTGCCGCTCCGCGGGACCCGCCTATCGGCCTGCCTCCACGTCACCACCGAGACGGCCAACCTGATGACCGCCCTGAAGGCCGGCGGCGCCGACGTGGTGCTCTGCGCCTCCAACCCCCTCAGCACGCAGGACGACGTCGCGGCCGCGCTGGTCGAGCATTTCCGGATTCCGGTCTTCGCGATCAAAGGCGAGGACAACGACACCTACTACCGCCACATCCAGGCGGCGTTGAACCACCGTCCCATGATCACGATGGACGACGGCGCGGACCTGGTCTCGACGCTTCATTCCAAACGAAAGGACCTCCTCAAGGAAATCATCGGCGGAACCGAAGAGACCACGACCGGGGTGATCCGGTTGAGAAGCATGGCCCACCGGGGCGTGTTGAAATTTCCGATCATCTCGGTCAACGACGCGAACACGAAGCATCTTTTCGACAACCGCTACGGCACCGGGCAGAGCACCCTGGACGGGATCCTGCGCGCGACCAACCGGCTGGTGGCCGGAACCGTCTTTGTGGTCAGCGGCTACGGCTGGTGCGGGCGCGGCATCGCGATGCGGGCCAAGGGGATGGGGGCCGACGTCGTCGTCACGGAAATCGACCCGCTGAAGGCGATCGAGGCCGTCATGGACGGTTTTCGCGTCATGCCCATGGCCGAGGCCGCCCCGATCGGCGATTTCTTCGTCACCGTGACGGGCGATATCAAGGTGATCCGCAAAGAGCATTTCGCCGTCATGAAAGACGGGGCCGTCATCTGCAATTCGGGCCATTTCAACGTCGAGATCGACATCCCGGCGCTCGAAAAGCTGAGCAAACGGAAGCGCCTGATCCGTGAATTCGTCGACGAGTACACCCTTTCCAACGGACATCGCGTCAATCTGTTGGGAGAAGGCCGTCTCATCAACCTGGCCGCCGCGGAGGGCCACCCCGCCAGCGTCATGGACATGAGCTTCGCCAACCAGGCCCTTTCGGCCGAACACCTCGTGAAGAATTCCAAGAAACTGGAACGAAAGGTTTACCCGGTCCCGGCCCCAATCGACCAGGAGATCGCCCGGTTGAAGCTCAAGGGAATGGGAATCCAAATCGACCGGCTCACCAAAGAACAGGCCAACTATCTCGCTTCCTGGGAGATGGGCACCTAG